The following proteins come from a genomic window of Sphingobium sp. TKS:
- a CDS encoding recombinase family protein — protein MARIGYARVSTTDQDLDIQIGRLKNAGCEIIRSETGSGASRSGRTELETIMQFMHTGDELVVLRLDRLGRSTRDVLNLVHELDEKGASLRILEPEVTTAGDMGRMVITILGMVADMELKFIKDRQRAGIEAARAEGVYKGRKKNVDDDEIRRRLAAGASKARVARDLKVSRMTVYRALDIIPSQTKLPEKPPTASIALHLIIENFNKRGRGRKPARERIEAMLERDYAMVKNGNCDYKLTVAYDPDPDGISLDEEIQSLLSEMFNIAESYNCSMEADIYEVGGQQRSW, from the coding sequence TTGGCTCGTATCGGATATGCCCGCGTCAGCACCACGGACCAGGATCTGGATATCCAGATTGGCCGCCTCAAGAATGCAGGTTGCGAAATTATCCGTTCCGAGACCGGATCGGGGGCCTCGCGGAGCGGGCGCACGGAACTGGAAACGATCATGCAGTTTATGCACACCGGCGACGAGCTGGTCGTGCTGCGGCTCGACCGGCTCGGCCGCTCCACGCGCGATGTCCTGAACCTGGTGCATGAGCTTGATGAAAAGGGAGCTTCGCTGCGCATCCTTGAGCCAGAGGTGACGACGGCGGGCGACATGGGGCGAATGGTCATCACCATACTCGGCATGGTCGCCGATATGGAGCTGAAGTTCATCAAGGATCGTCAGCGCGCCGGGATCGAAGCGGCGCGCGCCGAAGGCGTTTACAAAGGCCGGAAGAAGAACGTCGATGACGATGAAATCCGCCGTCGCCTTGCCGCCGGCGCCAGCAAGGCCCGCGTTGCCCGCGACCTGAAGGTCTCACGAATGACCGTCTATCGGGCGCTCGACATTATTCCGTCACAGACCAAACTGCCGGAAAAGCCGCCCACTGCCAGCATCGCCCTGCATCTGATTATCGAGAACTTCAACAAGCGTGGAAGAGGTAGAAAACCCGCTCGGGAGCGGATTGAGGCGATGCTGGAACGCGACTACGCCATGGTAAAAAACGGCAATTGTGATTACAAACTGACCGTCGCCTATGACCCCGATCCGGATGGCATTTCCCTTGATGAGGAAATCCAAAGCCTCCTCTCCGAGATGTTCAACATCGCAGAGAGCTACAATTGCTCCATGGAAGCCGATATCTACGAGGTCGGTGGTCAGCAACGGTCCTGGTAG